A region from the Zonotrichia leucophrys gambelii isolate GWCS_2022_RI chromosome 21, RI_Zleu_2.0, whole genome shotgun sequence genome encodes:
- the PARK7 gene encoding Parkinson disease protein 7 — MASKRALVILAKGAEEMETVIPTDVMRRAGIKVTVAGLTGKEPVQCSRDVFICPDASLEDARKEGPYDVVVLPGGNLGAQNLSESAAVKDILKDQESRKGLIAAICAGPTALLAHGIGYGSKVTTHPLAKDKMMNGAHYSYSESRVEKDGNILTSRGPGTSFEFGLAIVETLLGKEVAEQVKAPLILKD; from the exons ATGGCCTCCAAGAGAGCATTGGTGATCCTGGCTAAGGGGGCAGAGGAGATGGAAACTGTAATCCCCACTGATGTTATGAGAAGGGCTGGG ATCAAGGTGACTGTTGCAGGCCTAACAGGAAAAGAGCCAGTGCAGTGCAGTCGAGATGTCTTCATTTGTCCTGATGCCAGTCTTGAAGATGCCAGAAAAGAG GGGCCTTATGATGTTGTGGTCCTGCCTGGAGGGAACCTTGGGGCTCAAAACTTGTCTGAG TCTGCTGCTGTGAAAGACATTTTGAAAGaccaggaaagcagaaaaggcctgaTTGCTGCAATATGTGCAG GTCCTACTGCCCTTCTGGCCCATGGCATTGGGTATGGAAGCAAAGTCACCACACATCCTCTGGCCAAAGACAAAATGATGAATGGGG CACACTACTCGTACTCGGAGAGCCGCGTGGAGAAGGACGGGAACATCCTCACCAGCCGCGGGCCTGGCACCAGCTTTGAGTTTGGCTTGGCCATCGTGGAAACTCTGCTGGGCAAGGAAGTGGCTGAACAGGTGAAGGCACCTCTAATACTGAAAGATTGA